The following are encoded in a window of Calditrichota bacterium genomic DNA:
- a CDS encoding sialate O-acetylesterase codes for MTRIAPCLMVAVLAAAVGTVSLTAGELTIHSGLADYQVFQRDAVGNASVAFTGALANGANGRVECMVIAQRTGATLREWEEVGACRRGRVEGTIRSLPTGGPYAILLRVVAPNGKVIAEAQVRHVLVGDLWLLAGQSNMQGIGDLREAEDPSILVNCYGFDEKWAIAADPLHWLLDSPDPVHHGGRSPSELAKARAAAKRDPQTGAGLGLPFAKELVARTGVPIGLVPCAHGGTSMEQWDPAKRDQGGTSLYGSMYRRFKAVGGKVRGVLWYQGESDANQTAARLFHERFLDFVASVRRDFGDPDLPFYYVQLGRYVTANENPYWNVIREQQRLGAAQLAHAGMVASIDLPLDDPIHISTAGHKRLGRRLALLVLRDLFGHRDIQPGPQLADISIVPFRYPCYRLHFAGANGRLCRSATPAGFSIRNSEGEDLRLIYKVETSSTEPSIDLYLRQAPPPDAYLWYGWGLDPFCTVTDELDMALPAFGPVDLSQVALETFVKRAQVSPADPSLPVMLPQVVSLARNDQARILPLVQAVVEASSPDLRLVRQPFLFALGDLSGWDFYLAEARSAPLARRKELARTWATSAHFPALACRFVTKWKVVGPFDNSDDAGFDRPFGPEKSGPEHSSYEDGLGGNVVWQGAETNREGFLDLTACFPVKENAAAYAFAEVEAAEETESLLLLGSDDGVALWVNGELVHKEHIHRAAAPAQDLLVVRLRRGANTVLAKVEQAGGDWGLYLQLVDPRGTLRYE; via the coding sequence ATGACAAGAATTGCACCCTGCCTCATGGTTGCTGTTCTGGCGGCGGCAGTTGGAACGGTGTCCCTGACCGCTGGTGAGCTGACCATCCACTCTGGCCTGGCCGACTACCAGGTCTTTCAACGTGATGCCGTTGGCAATGCTTCTGTGGCATTCACCGGCGCTCTCGCCAATGGGGCGAACGGCAGAGTGGAATGCATGGTGATTGCCCAGCGTACCGGGGCAACGCTGCGCGAGTGGGAGGAAGTAGGCGCCTGCCGTCGCGGACGGGTGGAAGGTACGATAAGGTCACTTCCTACCGGCGGCCCCTACGCGATCCTGCTGCGCGTGGTGGCTCCGAATGGCAAAGTCATCGCCGAGGCGCAGGTACGCCACGTGTTGGTCGGCGACCTTTGGCTGCTCGCGGGCCAGTCCAATATGCAAGGGATCGGCGACCTGCGCGAGGCTGAGGATCCGAGCATCTTGGTAAACTGCTACGGCTTTGACGAAAAGTGGGCCATCGCCGCTGACCCTCTGCACTGGCTGCTGGACTCACCGGACCCGGTGCACCACGGCGGGCGCTCGCCCTCCGAGCTTGCGAAGGCGCGCGCCGCTGCCAAGCGTGACCCACAGACCGGCGCTGGGTTGGGCTTGCCGTTTGCCAAGGAGCTGGTGGCCCGCACCGGCGTACCCATCGGCTTAGTACCGTGCGCTCATGGAGGCACCTCCATGGAGCAGTGGGACCCTGCGAAGCGCGATCAGGGCGGGACCTCCCTGTACGGTTCCATGTACCGCCGCTTCAAGGCAGTGGGAGGCAAGGTGCGAGGCGTGCTGTGGTACCAGGGCGAATCGGATGCTAATCAGACTGCGGCCCGCTTGTTCCACGAGCGGTTCTTAGACTTTGTCGCCTCCGTGCGCCGCGATTTTGGCGACCCGGACCTTCCCTTCTACTACGTCCAGCTGGGGCGATATGTGACCGCCAACGAGAACCCTTACTGGAACGTCATCCGCGAGCAGCAGAGGCTCGGCGCAGCTCAACTCGCACATGCCGGCATGGTGGCCAGCATTGACCTCCCTCTTGACGACCCCATCCACATTAGCACTGCCGGTCACAAGCGCCTGGGCAGACGCCTGGCCCTCTTGGTCCTGCGCGACCTATTCGGACATCGCGACATCCAACCTGGGCCCCAACTGGCGGACATCTCCATCGTGCCATTCCGCTACCCCTGTTACCGATTGCACTTCGCGGGCGCAAATGGTCGACTGTGCCGCTCAGCCACGCCTGCGGGCTTTTCCATCCGAAACTCCGAGGGAGAGGACCTGCGCCTCATCTACAAGGTAGAGACATCGTCTACGGAGCCATCCATCGACCTGTACTTGCGGCAGGCGCCGCCACCGGACGCCTACCTGTGGTACGGGTGGGGCCTTGACCCGTTCTGCACAGTGACCGACGAGCTTGACATGGCACTACCCGCGTTCGGTCCCGTTGACCTGAGCCAGGTTGCGTTGGAGACCTTTGTCAAGCGGGCGCAAGTCTCTCCTGCTGACCCTTCGCTTCCGGTCATGTTGCCCCAGGTGGTGAGCCTGGCTCGCAACGACCAAGCGCGTATCCTCCCCCTGGTACAGGCTGTGGTAGAAGCCTCCTCACCGGACCTCCGGTTGGTCCGGCAGCCTTTTCTCTTTGCCCTCGGCGATCTATCCGGCTGGGACTTTTACCTTGCCGAGGCCCGTTCCGCACCCCTCGCCCGGCGCAAGGAGTTGGCCAGGACATGGGCCACCAGTGCTCACTTCCCTGCTCTTGCCTGCCGGTTCGTGACCAAGTGGAAAGTGGTAGGCCCTTTCGACAATAGCGACGACGCAGGCTTTGACCGCCCCTTTGGCCCAGAGAAGTCCGGCCCAGAACATAGCTCCTACGAGGACGGTCTCGGTGGGAACGTGGTGTGGCAGGGGGCCGAAACCAATCGTGAAGGCTTCTTAGACCTGACTGCCTGTTTTCCGGTGAAAGAGAACGCGGCAGCCTATGCTTTCGCCGAGGTGGAAGCCGCCGAGGAGACGGAAAGCCTGCTCCTCTTGGGCAGCGACGACGGAGTCGCCCTGTGGGTGAACGGCGAGCTTGTGCACAAGGAGCATATCCACCGGGCAGCCGCGCCGGCACAGGACCTGTTGGTGGTGCGTCTCAGACGCGGGGCAAACACCGTTTTGGCCAAAGTGGAACAGGCCGGGGGCGATTGGGGGCTTTACCTGCAACTTGTCGACCCCCGCGGGACGCTGCGCTACGAGTAA
- the selD gene encoding selenide, water dikinase SelD, whose amino-acid sequence MNAKVRLTALTSAAGUAAKTGPQTLAQVLRPLQERFRAADHPQLLVGLEMSDDAAVYQLTPELAVILTVDYFTPIVDDPYDYGAIAAANAMSDVYAMGGEVTLALNICCFPPDLPAEMVTEILRGGADKVAEAGAAIAGGHTVDDKEPKYGLAVLGLVHPDRILGKGGARPGDVLFLTKRLGVGIVTTAAKGDVADPTHLASAVAEMKLLNRTAAGIAVRAGAHACTDVTGFSLLGHACEMAEKSRVRLRFSLAALPFLDGARQYAEEWLFPGGSCRNRDCYGPQVTFVPGIEEETQLLLFTPETSGGLLVAVPRAQAEDFARLCEEQDQGCWQVGEVVQGAGVEVER is encoded by the coding sequence ATGAACGCGAAGGTGCGGTTGACAGCTCTGACCTCGGCTGCAGGCTGAGCGGCCAAGACGGGTCCTCAGACCCTGGCGCAGGTGCTGCGCCCTTTGCAGGAACGTTTTAGAGCTGCGGACCATCCTCAGCTCCTGGTGGGGCTGGAGATGAGCGACGACGCCGCCGTCTACCAACTCACGCCAGAGTTAGCAGTCATCCTCACGGTGGACTATTTCACGCCCATCGTGGACGACCCGTACGACTATGGGGCAATCGCGGCCGCCAATGCCATGAGCGACGTCTACGCCATGGGAGGCGAGGTAACCCTGGCTCTCAACATATGCTGTTTTCCCCCTGATCTGCCTGCAGAGATGGTCACGGAGATTCTCAGGGGAGGTGCCGACAAGGTGGCCGAAGCGGGGGCGGCCATCGCCGGCGGCCACACAGTAGACGACAAGGAACCGAAATACGGCCTTGCCGTGCTGGGCTTGGTCCATCCGGACCGCATTCTTGGCAAAGGCGGCGCTCGGCCAGGCGACGTGCTCTTTCTCACCAAGCGACTTGGCGTTGGCATAGTGACCACCGCCGCAAAGGGAGACGTCGCCGACCCTACCCATTTGGCCTCAGCCGTGGCGGAAATGAAGCTCCTCAATCGCACGGCAGCGGGCATTGCGGTGCGTGCCGGCGCCCATGCTTGCACTGACGTAACTGGCTTCTCCCTCCTTGGTCATGCCTGTGAGATGGCGGAAAAGAGCCGCGTACGCCTCCGTTTCTCTCTGGCGGCACTCCCTTTTCTCGACGGCGCCAGGCAGTATGCCGAAGAGTGGCTCTTCCCTGGGGGTTCCTGTCGCAATCGGGATTGCTATGGGCCGCAAGTGACCTTTGTGCCAGGCATCGAGGAAGAGACTCAGCTGCTCCTTTTCACGCCGGAGACCTCAGGGGGGCTGCTGGTCGCGGTGCCGCGCGCGCAGGCAGAAGATTTTGCGCGCCTGTGCGAGGAGCAAGACCAGGGCTGTTGGCAGGTGGGCGAGGTAGTCCAGGGCGCCGGCGTGGAGGTAGAGCGCTGA
- the yedF gene encoding sulfurtransferase-like selenium metabolism protein YedF: MRNSRMSRIVDARGLACPQPVILTRKALQEADEVEVIVDNETSRQNVSRMAEKSGCTVQSETRPDGIHLHITKGAQLQAPAKMVAGTPAQGPLVLAISQDRMGHGDQELGSILIRSFFHTLNETHPLPQTIIFFNSGVYLVVEGSPVLEDLRALQEQGVQILACGTCLGHFGLKEKVAVGEVSNMYTIAETLLGAGKVVNL; the protein is encoded by the coding sequence ATGAGGAACAGTCGAATGAGTCGCATCGTTGATGCACGAGGACTTGCCTGTCCCCAACCGGTCATTCTGACCAGAAAGGCATTGCAGGAGGCTGACGAGGTGGAGGTCATCGTCGACAACGAGACTTCACGCCAGAACGTGAGCCGGATGGCGGAAAAGTCAGGGTGCACGGTGCAGAGCGAAACGCGCCCGGATGGCATCCATTTGCACATCACCAAGGGCGCACAGCTGCAGGCGCCGGCTAAGATGGTTGCCGGCACGCCCGCGCAAGGCCCGCTTGTGCTGGCCATCTCCCAGGATCGCATGGGTCACGGCGACCAGGAACTAGGGAGCATCTTGATACGCAGCTTCTTCCACACCTTGAACGAAACCCACCCTCTGCCCCAGACCATCATCTTTTTCAACAGCGGCGTCTATCTTGTGGTGGAGGGCTCCCCGGTTCTGGAGGACCTACGGGCTTTGCAGGAACAGGGGGTGCAGATACTCGCCTGTGGCACTTGCTTAGGCCACTTTGGCCTGAAAGAGAAAGTGGCAGTGGGCGAGGTCTCCAACATGTACACCATCGCCGAGACCCTATTGGGCGCAGGCAAGGTGGTGAACTTGTAG
- a CDS encoding DUF3343 domain-containing protein codes for MKERYAILLVPSISHATRAEAVLKSQGLRCKLIPVPREVSSDCGVCVRVARSDCARAVHLLAQAGVTITSRHDI; via the coding sequence ATGAAGGAGCGCTATGCGATACTGCTTGTCCCCTCAATATCCCACGCCACGCGAGCCGAGGCCGTGCTCAAATCGCAAGGCCTGCGCTGCAAGCTCATCCCCGTGCCCAGGGAAGTGAGTTCCGACTGCGGTGTTTGCGTGCGGGTGGCAAGGAGCGATTGCGCCAGGGCCGTTCATCTCCTTGCACAAGCAGGGGTTACCATCACGAGCAGGCATGACATTTGA